A genomic window from Struthio camelus isolate bStrCam1 chromosome 2, bStrCam1.hap1, whole genome shotgun sequence includes:
- the NIPAL2 gene encoding NIPA-like protein 2: MGTLPAWDPAPWNVTFGGPGSGSGPLSGPWYRAGKTQLLGVLLAAAGNFLISVSLSIQKCAHLRLACQADPKPYYTSKLWWCGIILLALGEMGNFTAYGFAPAALVAPLGCVSVIGSAFISVLFLKETMRAADILGGTLAVAGTYFLVTFTPNVPQELTAKKVQNYLVSWPFVIYAILEIIAFSILLYFYKRKAVKHIVVLLMMVALLASLTVIAVKAVAGMITLSVKGKMQLTYPVFYIMCILMAASCAFQVKFLNQAMELYEVTAVVPVNFVFSTTSAILSGVIFYQEFQSAALLSVFMFLFGCLLSFLGVFVITRNRKEEHLQIPYIDCGHIPGQKMTGKIQPDSHWACYGTLNNEDDLGKTQS, translated from the exons ACTCAGCTCTTGGGAGTTTTACTGGCCGCTGCTGGAAATTTTCTGATTAGTGTGTCTTTGAGTATACAG AAATGCGCTCATCTGCGACTGGCTTGCCAAGCAGATCCAAAGCCCTACTACACGAGCAAGTTATGGTGGTGTGGGATTATCCTCCTGGCGCTTGGAGAGATGGGGAATTTCACAGCCTACGGATttgcccctgctgcccttgtTGCTCCGCTAGGATGTGTATCTGTCATAG GTAGTGCATTTATTTCTGTCTTATTCCTAAAGGAGACGATGAGGGCTGCTGATATATTGG GAGGAACACTGGCAGTAGCAGGAACATACTTTTTGGTGACTTTCACTCCAAACGTACCCCAAGAGCTCACAGCAAAAAAAGTACAGAATTACTTAGTGAGCTGGCCTTTTGTGATATATGCG ATCTTAGAAATAATCGCATTCTCCATTCTCCTCTATTTTTACAAAAGAAAGGCTGTGAAGCACATCGTGGTTTTGCTAATGATGGTAGCACTGCTGG cATCGCTGACTGTCATTGCTGTAAAAGCCGTGGCTGGCATGATAACACTTTCTGTGAAGGGTAAAATGCAGCTTACTTATCCTGTTTTCTATATCATGTGCATTTTAATGGCAGCTTCTTGTGCTTTCCAAGTCAA GTTCTTGAATCAAGCAATGGAGCTGTATGAAGTGACAGCAGTTGTGCCTGTTAACTTTGTGTTCTCCACAACCAGTGCCATCCTTTCAG GGGTCATATTTTATCAGGAATTCCAAAGTGCAGCTTTGCTGAGTGTGTTCATGTTTCTGTTCGG gtgtctcctttctttccttggtGTATTTGTAAttacaagaaacagaaaagaggaacATTTACAGATTCCTTATATTGACTGTGGACATATTCCTG GACAAAAAATGACAGGCAAAATACAGCCAGATTCTCACTGGGCGTGCTATGGCACTTTGAATAATGAAGATGACTTGGGGAAAACtcaaagctga